A stretch of the Candidatus Latescibacterota bacterium genome encodes the following:
- a CDS encoding type I restriction enzyme HsdR N-terminal domain-containing protein, with protein MARIPKKVIDRITKSAPRFQKILQAAKDRDVNESDTVTIVTDLLAEVFGYDKYSEITSELAIRGTFCDLAVKVGGEIKFLIEVKAIGLSLNSNHLRQAVGYGASEGIPWIVLTNGTNWEIYKIRFEQPISTELVCEFNLLDLSARNSGDQDKLFLLCKEGLSKDAIEDYHTKVSSLNRFVIAALIQSEPIIGVLRRELKKLAPGTKIADEEISEMFPDVLKRDVLDGEDAQRAQKQVKKAAAAQARQKKKLAPKPAQAEPTGGSAEGLDELPDREIT; from the coding sequence ATGGCTCGCATCCCCAAAAAGGTGATTGACCGGATCACGAAATCCGCACCTCGATTCCAGAAGATTCTCCAGGCTGCGAAAGACCGGGACGTGAATGAATCTGACACCGTCACGATTGTCACCGACCTACTTGCTGAGGTTTTTGGTTACGACAAGTACAGCGAGATAACAAGCGAGCTGGCTATTCGCGGAACCTTCTGTGATCTAGCTGTCAAAGTTGGCGGAGAGATCAAATTCCTCATTGAGGTAAAAGCCATTGGCCTCTCGCTGAATAGCAACCACCTACGCCAAGCCGTCGGCTACGGGGCAAGCGAGGGCATCCCTTGGATTGTCCTGACCAACGGAACCAATTGGGAGATATACAAGATCAGATTCGAACAACCGATATCGACGGAACTTGTGTGCGAATTCAATCTACTGGATCTTTCGGCGAGAAACTCCGGAGATCAAGACAAGCTGTTCCTGCTTTGTAAGGAAGGTCTTTCGAAGGATGCGATCGAGGACTATCACACGAAAGTTTCTAGTCTGAATCGATTTGTAATTGCTGCCCTGATCCAGTCCGAGCCCATCATTGGTGTCCTTCGCCGTGAGCTTAAGAAGCTTGCGCCTGGCACAAAGATCGCTGACGAAGAAATCTCCGAGATGTTTCCGGATGTTCTGAAGCGCGACGTCCTCGATGGAGAAGACGCACAACGTGCCCAGAAGCAGGTTAAGAAGGCTGCAGCAGCTCAGGCGAGGCAAAAGAAGAAATTAGCCCCTAAACCGGCTCAAGCAGAACCGACTGGTGGGTCAGCTGAAGGGCTTGACGAGTTGCCCGATCGTGAGATCACGTAG
- a CDS encoding DUF2924 domain-containing protein, whose product MADSITAQIAELHRQSVPDLRRRMEELTGRSCRQSHRKFLIKRLAWLIQEQHFGGLGEGAKEQLDVLQSELKGTSPDTWFSSRPTNAQKPSRGSNGNRRDPRLPHPGTVLTRTFRGTEYSVEIMEDGFTFENRPFKSLSSVANAICNSQVNGFTFFRLNHGSK is encoded by the coding sequence ATGGCTGATTCGATCACTGCCCAGATTGCAGAACTGCACCGGCAGAGCGTTCCCGATCTTCGCCGCCGCATGGAGGAGCTGACGGGACGCTCATGCCGTCAATCCCACCGCAAGTTTCTGATCAAGCGACTTGCCTGGCTGATTCAAGAGCAGCACTTCGGAGGGCTGGGCGAGGGGGCCAAGGAACAGCTTGATGTTCTGCAGTCAGAGCTCAAGGGCACGTCGCCCGACACTTGGTTCAGCTCTCGTCCCACGAACGCCCAGAAGCCGTCCAGGGGGAGCAACGGGAATAGGCGCGACCCACGGCTGCCCCATCCCGGGACGGTCCTCACAAGGACCTTCAGGGGTACCGAGTATTCCGTGGAAATAATGGAGGATGGCTTCACCTTCGAAAATCGTCCCTTCAAATCTCTCTCGTCAGTGGCAAATGCCATCTGCAATTCTCAAGTCAATGGTTTCACGTTTTTCCGACTCAACCACGGGAGCAAATAA
- a CDS encoding bifunctional DNA primase/polymerase — protein MRTDSWNTDLNSKPQTRCRAANPLINQVREEAHRLLELGYTPLPAISNQKRPAIPWKGYQSKPLTHEELDQLFDQNPAATGLGIVTTGLVVIDIDELKDGSANPFPEDPEHVMDLSGAPTVETPGGGSHFYFRASADHSIKNSVGKLAPGVDVRADSGFLMVPPTKRKDGSYEWRGGQPLDVPPNQLPDVPEFIVGMLANEKTESNPGPVPLEGPIPEGQRNNTLFRLAAKWRGFGHSVEEILELLRHHNRTRCQPHIENHELETIAKSAGKFEPNEQQETTVEHPDPGSLPDRLVDIDGLAGDIATHINAQSTVHNPELAFLAGIVAVAHTSGRRIVTETGLNPGIGIAVLAPSASGKEKPQDVLGEIFSRTDMGSTIVRKLASGQGLEDWLDKEPKMLLMIDEAMHMFRDMADTRQAQFSPEPILKELLSGKRLYTGRIVAKHKDKLRDPVNVSWPHLTLYASAIPSEFFDTINQQMIRGGLFGRLLCPVISPGLLVSPAPKSRPVPSEIIEQIRQWETLDMAADNEGSESNTPRAIPCSDQASALWEKYRVLCHGKAQSSNDELQATLWNRAAEKAARLALIRTASREGVHIQSITSLDIEWACEVIDHYTAQLIAKAGFSISTNENERKRNKFLNTMRSYLEKHPDTTSVPHSYVMRYTKLDGQTCRQVASDLAECETIQIRQGEPSSNGKRPTFYEFIGPSSQIHAPINQFTVKQDSAQKAQKSPMKGPL, from the coding sequence ATGCGAACCGATTCTTGGAATACAGACCTCAATTCTAAGCCTCAAACTCGTTGTCGGGCTGCGAACCCACTCATAAACCAGGTTCGCGAAGAAGCCCATCGCCTTCTCGAACTCGGATACACGCCGTTACCCGCAATCTCCAACCAAAAAAGACCAGCCATCCCCTGGAAGGGGTACCAGAGCAAGCCACTCACCCATGAAGAACTCGATCAACTCTTTGACCAGAATCCTGCTGCCACTGGCCTCGGGATCGTTACCACTGGCCTAGTCGTCATTGATATCGATGAACTGAAAGACGGATCAGCCAACCCCTTTCCCGAAGACCCGGAACATGTAATGGATCTCTCTGGTGCTCCAACCGTGGAGACCCCTGGCGGAGGATCACATTTCTACTTCCGTGCTTCTGCTGATCACTCCATAAAGAACTCAGTGGGAAAGCTGGCACCAGGTGTGGATGTAAGGGCGGACAGTGGGTTCTTGATGGTTCCGCCCACGAAACGAAAAGATGGGAGCTACGAATGGCGCGGCGGACAGCCACTCGATGTCCCGCCCAATCAATTGCCCGACGTTCCTGAATTCATTGTAGGAATGCTTGCGAACGAGAAAACAGAGTCCAACCCAGGGCCCGTCCCGCTGGAGGGTCCTATCCCCGAAGGTCAGCGCAATAATACTTTGTTCCGACTGGCAGCAAAGTGGCGAGGGTTCGGCCATAGCGTTGAAGAAATATTGGAACTGCTTCGGCACCACAACAGAACACGTTGCCAACCACACATTGAAAACCACGAGTTGGAGACAATCGCCAAGAGCGCGGGAAAATTCGAACCCAACGAACAGCAAGAGACCACGGTTGAACATCCTGACCCGGGCTCGTTACCGGACCGGCTGGTGGATATCGACGGCCTAGCTGGAGACATCGCCACCCATATCAACGCCCAATCGACAGTTCACAACCCGGAACTCGCGTTCTTGGCTGGTATCGTCGCCGTTGCTCACACAAGCGGCCGGAGAATTGTCACCGAAACTGGCCTCAACCCCGGCATTGGGATCGCTGTGCTGGCACCGTCTGCGTCTGGCAAAGAAAAACCCCAAGATGTTTTAGGCGAGATATTCTCGCGCACCGATATGGGCTCGACAATCGTTCGGAAGCTCGCCTCCGGGCAGGGCCTTGAAGACTGGCTCGACAAGGAGCCCAAAATGCTCCTGATGATCGACGAGGCCATGCACATGTTTCGTGACATGGCCGATACTCGGCAGGCTCAATTTTCCCCCGAACCAATTCTAAAGGAATTGCTCAGCGGCAAACGGTTGTACACGGGGCGTATCGTAGCCAAGCACAAAGACAAACTCCGGGACCCTGTTAACGTTTCCTGGCCCCATCTGACTCTTTACGCATCGGCTATCCCTAGCGAATTCTTCGACACGATCAATCAGCAGATGATCAGAGGTGGCTTATTCGGCCGCCTCCTGTGTCCGGTCATTTCTCCGGGTCTACTCGTGTCTCCGGCCCCGAAGTCCCGTCCTGTGCCATCAGAGATAATCGAACAAATACGGCAGTGGGAAACTTTGGACATGGCAGCAGATAATGAAGGTAGTGAGAGCAATACCCCTCGAGCTATTCCATGCAGCGACCAAGCCAGCGCGCTGTGGGAGAAGTACCGTGTCCTTTGCCACGGCAAAGCTCAGTCATCTAATGACGAACTACAGGCAACACTCTGGAATCGGGCTGCAGAGAAAGCTGCCCGGTTGGCCCTGATCCGCACCGCAAGCAGGGAAGGGGTCCATATACAATCTATAACGTCCCTGGATATCGAATGGGCCTGCGAAGTCATCGACCATTACACAGCTCAATTGATCGCCAAAGCGGGATTCTCGATTTCGACAAACGAGAACGAACGCAAGCGTAACAAATTCCTCAACACAATGCGCTCATATCTGGAGAAGCACCCGGACACCACCAGCGTTCCACATTCCTATGTCATGCGATACACGAAGCTCGACGGTCAAACCTGTCGGCAGGTCGCGTCAGATCTCGCTGAATGCGAAACGATCCAAATTCGACAAGGGGAGCCAAGTTCGAACGGGAAACGCCCCACCTTCTACGAATTCATCGGCCCAAGTTCACAAATTCACGCCCCAATCAACCAATTTACCGTGAAACAGGATTCTGCTCAAAAAGCCCAAAAGAGTCCCATGAAAGGGCCCTTATGA
- a CDS encoding DUF3825 domain-containing protein — protein MTTWPERLFDLVFISDMDTKLDELADLAEPESWDYQKTTTEHHKPILYNYLQYTFTRLAEEDKIELAADGQSLAFNTGLVTPNQESIFAFCVTNRHDSAQQNWFFVGWRRKGEHELTRFASLPEMADYYDNPSSLVFDTKKELRVNVEHIVADNKDRFPEPYRSMDNYALQTFLKGAIDNALERVKRNYKTAIPQYYKRNVQLLLPLCLGNPATAELAVVAVNHGEFYRASTCLTLDMAYSNARQLARPDRDWLVP, from the coding sequence GTGACCACTTGGCCAGAACGATTATTTGACCTGGTATTCATCTCAGACATGGACACAAAGCTAGATGAACTCGCCGATTTGGCAGAACCGGAAAGCTGGGACTATCAGAAAACGACCACAGAACATCACAAACCGATTCTGTACAATTATTTACAATACACTTTTACTCGTTTAGCTGAAGAAGATAAAATCGAACTTGCCGCAGACGGCCAATCGCTAGCATTCAATACGGGTTTGGTGACGCCAAACCAGGAGTCAATATTTGCGTTTTGTGTCACAAACCGGCACGATTCCGCACAGCAAAATTGGTTCTTTGTTGGCTGGCGTCGCAAGGGAGAGCATGAGCTAACTAGGTTCGCATCGTTGCCGGAAATGGCGGACTACTATGACAATCCAAGTTCCTTGGTTTTCGACACAAAGAAGGAACTACGAGTAAATGTTGAACATATTGTTGCGGACAACAAGGACCGGTTTCCGGAGCCTTATCGCTCTATGGACAACTACGCTCTTCAAACGTTTTTAAAGGGAGCAATCGACAACGCCTTAGAGCGCGTTAAGCGGAACTACAAAACGGCTATACCGCAATACTACAAGAGAAACGTGCAGTTATTGCTGCCTTTATGTCTAGGAAATCCGGCGACAGCCGAACTCGCGGTTGTGGCTGTCAATCACGGCGAATTTTACAGAGCATCAACCTGTCTTACATTGGACATGGCATATAGCAACGCACGGCAACTAGCTCGACCAGATCGAGATTGGCTTGTCCCATGA
- a CDS encoding ion transporter — protein sequence MNRPKSNLGIWQYFILVLSVLALALLTVQTFAHLNPETSRILEIVDLVICVVFLTDFFVQLFKSSPRSAYLKWGWLDLVSSIPMLPMFRIARVVRIARIIRVLRGARAGRHLLGVIVLHRAKSTFGAVILGSFVLLLVSVIAIVSVEPALSPRDAAWWCLFTLVTGEYGDFYPASTEGRVITALLITAGVAVFGTFTASVASFFLEEEQHEDEKRDTEMMVEIGRLRLEIQDLKCLLEGDRNNGSHPQKGD from the coding sequence ATGAATCGACCTAAGTCCAACCTAGGAATCTGGCAATACTTCATACTTGTCCTGAGCGTTCTCGCTCTGGCCCTTCTCACCGTTCAGACTTTCGCACACCTGAATCCGGAAACCAGCCGAATTCTTGAAATTGTTGACCTGGTTATTTGTGTCGTATTCCTCACTGACTTTTTCGTACAGCTTTTCAAATCCTCCCCCCGCAGTGCATACCTCAAGTGGGGCTGGCTCGACCTCGTGTCCAGCATCCCGATGCTCCCGATGTTCCGCATTGCAAGAGTCGTGAGGATCGCACGAATAATTCGTGTACTTCGTGGAGCTCGAGCCGGACGCCATCTGCTTGGGGTGATTGTCCTACACCGCGCAAAGAGCACGTTTGGCGCGGTCATTCTCGGGTCTTTCGTGCTCCTGCTGGTATCGGTAATCGCTATCGTGAGCGTCGAACCCGCACTCTCGCCACGAGATGCTGCGTGGTGGTGTCTGTTCACTCTTGTGACGGGTGAATATGGCGATTTCTATCCTGCATCGACTGAGGGCCGCGTAATCACTGCTTTGCTGATTACCGCCGGTGTTGCCGTATTCGGAACGTTCACAGCAAGCGTTGCTTCATTTTTTTTGGAAGAGGAACAGCATGAGGACGAAAAACGCGATACCGAAATGATGGTTGAGATTGGCCGTTTGCGACTAGAAATCCAAGACCTGAAATGTTTATTGGAAGGAGATAGAAACAATGGCTCGCATCCCCAAAAAGGTGATTGA
- a CDS encoding recombinase family protein, whose translation MSAARRTRNQTIRCAVYTRVSTPGQLSGAFTSLDSQKSYCESYILSQEGKGWCCLSEVYADPGFSGTTLDRPGLKKLLADVDAGQIDTIVVYRFDRISRSTRDFHNLIGHLDQRNVSFVSVSEQIDTSEPSGQVMRSIMASFAQFERDVISLRTKEKIAASKRAGMWCGGLVPLGFLVHPDGGKLVIDPDTADVVRSIFKLYLKLMSLSAVAEELNRRGWRTKRHETKTGKIWGDKRWTKTTVHHVLTNPLYVGKIRHKSKTYLGLHDATIDQQTWDDVQELLKENCRNNGASTRNKHEFILRGLVYCEACCAVMNPSVTRRGDRAYRYMTCAAANRNGWHTCPRPSVSASKIEAFVTERIAAIGSDPSLQKETVRQVHKAILDCRPELTEERKRLRSQLTKANREIDNLVATLGSGKVAVPSIVDRLHALEGQTETLNHRLAEIDRELGHVDNTTVDEDQLANALTQFSPVWEHLFPLEKTRLIHLLIERIDFDGAAGKIAITYRDTGILTLAQELVGEKGGSA comes from the coding sequence GTGAGTGCCGCGAGAAGGACTAGGAATCAAACCATCAGGTGCGCTGTCTACACGCGAGTCAGTACACCCGGACAGCTCAGTGGGGCCTTCACGTCCTTGGACAGCCAAAAATCATATTGTGAATCCTATATCCTGTCTCAAGAAGGAAAAGGTTGGTGTTGTTTGTCAGAGGTGTATGCCGATCCTGGATTCTCCGGCACTACCTTGGACCGTCCTGGACTGAAGAAACTGCTTGCGGATGTGGACGCTGGACAGATCGATACGATCGTCGTTTATCGATTTGACAGGATCAGCAGAAGCACACGGGATTTCCACAACCTGATCGGTCATCTTGACCAACGGAATGTTTCCTTCGTCTCAGTTAGCGAACAGATAGACACCTCTGAGCCATCGGGGCAAGTAATGCGGTCCATAATGGCGTCGTTCGCACAATTTGAGCGGGACGTAATTTCGCTTCGAACGAAGGAGAAAATTGCTGCCTCGAAACGTGCGGGGATGTGGTGTGGCGGACTAGTTCCTCTCGGATTTCTGGTTCACCCTGACGGAGGAAAACTGGTCATTGATCCAGATACTGCCGACGTAGTGCGCTCGATATTCAAACTGTACTTGAAGCTCATGTCTCTCTCTGCTGTCGCCGAGGAACTGAACCGTAGAGGCTGGCGCACCAAGCGGCACGAAACCAAGACCGGCAAGATTTGGGGAGACAAGCGGTGGACAAAAACCACAGTTCACCACGTCCTGACCAACCCCCTTTATGTGGGAAAAATACGACACAAGAGCAAGACCTATCTCGGCCTACACGACGCGACCATCGACCAGCAGACCTGGGATGACGTCCAGGAGTTACTCAAGGAGAACTGCCGCAACAACGGAGCATCGACGCGGAACAAGCATGAATTTATTCTTCGCGGCCTCGTCTATTGCGAAGCCTGCTGTGCCGTCATGAACCCCTCGGTTACGCGCCGTGGAGATAGAGCTTACCGGTACATGACATGCGCAGCCGCCAATCGAAACGGTTGGCACACCTGCCCGCGCCCGTCGGTTTCAGCATCGAAGATCGAAGCTTTTGTCACCGAGCGAATCGCGGCAATCGGGAGCGACCCGTCCCTTCAGAAAGAGACCGTTCGCCAGGTTCACAAAGCAATCCTGGATTGCCGCCCTGAACTCACCGAAGAGAGAAAGCGTCTCCGCAGTCAACTGACGAAGGCCAACCGTGAGATAGACAATCTCGTCGCGACCCTAGGATCAGGGAAAGTGGCCGTGCCATCCATTGTAGACAGGCTCCATGCACTTGAAGGGCAAACTGAGACGCTTAATCATCGACTGGCCGAGATCGATCGCGAGTTGGGCCATGTCGACAATACAACTGTGGACGAGGACCAACTTGCCAATGCACTAACTCAGTTCTCTCCGGTCTGGGAGCATCTGTTTCCGCTCGAGAAAACACGTCTCATCCACCTGCTCATTGAGCGGATCGACTTTGACGGTGCAGCAGGCAAGATCGCAATCACCTATCGGGATACGGGAATCCTGACACTCGCGCAGGAACTCGTAGGAGAGAAGGGGGGATCAGCATGA
- a CDS encoding SpoVG family protein yields the protein MNCKHLVIPITDVKVRVVDDGTDGLLAWASCVISGAVKLDNIAIRRSRDGSLFLTYPAKRTIAGDSHQYFHPISVEASQAVQDAVLTRLASLAKAAADGSTQAK from the coding sequence ATGAACTGCAAACACCTCGTAATCCCGATCACCGACGTAAAGGTCCGCGTTGTTGATGATGGCACCGACGGTCTTCTGGCCTGGGCGTCTTGCGTCATCTCTGGCGCAGTGAAGCTCGACAACATCGCCATCCGCCGGTCACGTGATGGTTCGTTGTTTCTAACGTACCCGGCCAAGCGGACGATCGCTGGAGACAGCCACCAGTACTTCCATCCCATCTCCGTTGAGGCTTCCCAAGCCGTTCAGGATGCCGTCCTAACTCGCCTGGCCTCACTGGCCAAGGCAGCAGCCGACGGAAGCACACAAGCGAAATGA